In the Zingiber officinale cultivar Zhangliang chromosome 5A, Zo_v1.1, whole genome shotgun sequence genome, ttatatgataATTTGAGATCTTATTTTATGTACTTTTGTTAGATACACTATGATAGAGTTGGAAAGGATGGCTTTTTTAGCCACAAGGAAGTTACAGTGTTGTATGTGCCAAACTTGTCGGAATGCCTTCCATCATTGGATCAGTGGCGAGTGCAGTGGCTGACATACAAGGAGATGGCTGAGAGGGAACGAGTTTCAAAGGAGAAGGTTTATTTTCTCCTTCTGTTTCTCAAATCTGTTTTCCATTGCTTTTTCTATGCATTAATTCATCCAAGAACCCtattaaattatgatttttttttttgtcttttaacATCTATTCTAGAAACCTGCAGAAAAGAAGGAATCTGGCCAAGGTAAGTCCGAGGGTTTTCTTCCCTCATAATTTTAGCCATTCTTATTGAAGTGCATCGTTTATGCATATCATTATTGGTATATGCAGGGGGAAAATTTCAAAGTAAAATGGTGAACAATAACTCAGCTGGAACACTGAAATCTGAAGACAACTTGGTTAAGGATGAGGCTGCTGATGTGAAAAGTAATGACCAGTCCAAGGTTGAAGTTGGTGAATCCAATAAAATTCCATCTGAACAGAAAGAAAAAATACTTTCATTAGCTGATACAGAAAGAAAAGATGATGTTGTTGACGGTGGACAAAGTAAAGCCAGCGAGAATTTGACTGGTGAAGGTTCTGTTGAGCTGTCAGCTGAGACTAAAAAAACAACCAAAAGGAAAATTGTTAAGAAGGTAGTGAAAGGAAAGGCTGTTGGTAAGAAAGCAATTATTGCTGGCGCTGACAGTATCACCAAGCAGGAAGTGATGCAAGATGAAAACACAGAAAATAAACATGGCAATTCTGATCAGCAGAGCCCTGCAACTATGACAACTACAATTGTCACAAAAGGTACTCTTGATAAGTCACCACTTATGGAAGATAAAGCTAATTCACCTGAAGCCCAAACTGATGGGAAAACTAAAAATGAGTCAACAATCATGGATGGAACAGAAGTAGTGAAGAAAGAACATGATGGGGGCTCCAGTGGACATGGTACAGAAGTTAAGATACCTGGAAAAAAGAAAATCATCAGAAGAGTGATTAAAAGAAAAATTTCCACTCTGAAAGCTAAGGATGCAAAAGCAAACAAAAACACTGAAGAAATTAAGGAAGATGTAAAAGCTGATTTGGAAAAGAAGGAAACAGCAGTTGAATTGAATACTCCTGAAAAACAGACAACAGAGGGATCTAATATTCCTAACAAGGATCAGTTGAATGAAATAACAATGACAAATGATAAGACAAAGGAAACTAAATCAGTTGATAGTGATGCCATCCCAGAGAAAGGAAGCTCAAAGACTGTCAATGGTTTGGAAAATGTGAAAGAAAAAGACTCTAAGAAAGGTGGGcaagaaggaaaagagagaaaaaaagatGAAAAAGAGATGAGTAGAGATGGAAAGCATGAGCTGCACCAAAAGTCtagcaaagaaaaagagaaaggagGTTCTGGAGAACCTCCTAAGCATCCTGGGTTGATTATGAAATCCTATCGAAGCAGGGGATCCAAAGTATGTTTAGTTGCATTGTTTATATTTCACTCACAGAATGCCTGGACCAACTTGCCTaacatgttaattttttttattctgcaGCTTCGTTCTGTGTCCCTCTCATTGGACGGACTCCTAGATTATAGTGATAAAGACATAGAAGAATCATCATTTGAGGTTTGTTTACACTAAATACTATAATAATTTCTAGTCTTTTCTAAGGCATGGTCGAATGCCTTATTAGTGATGATGCTTTGTTGTGCTATTTAGCATGCTCATGCAACAAGCATCACTGGCTAAAACTTGAATTACAAACTGAATGGTATACCTTGAAATAAACCAGTGTTTATATCCTTGTAGATATATTTCTATGAAATGTGTGTTTGACGTGCATAAGTTTGTGAACATATCCCCTTGAAAAATACACAATTTAATCTATCAACACATATTCTTGTGCTTATGTTGTAACAGAATCATATATCTGTTTTCCCTTTCTTATTGTTAGCTAAGCATAATAAATATGCAAAGTAATTTTCTATTTATCTGCACTATTATGATTTTTGTCTTATGCGCCATTTTAAATGTGGATTTCTTCAGCTTTCCCTGTTTGCTGAGGCCTTCAATGAAATGCTTCAGTTTGGGATGGGCTATCATTTATTGTCCTTTCTTGAGGTATAATGTAAATGTATTACTTTGTTGTTTGAGTTGCCTTGTTATTTAATTTAACTAtctttattttttgatatttagAAATTGAATAAAAGATGTATATTGAAAAGAAATAATCGGAAAAGACAACGTGATGAAAAACTAGAGAAGGTTTCTGGAAAGGAGAAATCGCCTACCAAACATCCAAAAACTGATGATAGCCCTCCTGTTGCAAAGGAGGATACGTCAAACAAAGACGATGATGAAGCTTTAAATGTTAGTGAGTCTACAAAATTAGTAAAGGAAGATGTGTCTGACAAAATGGATCCTGAAAATAAGGGCATAGATAGTTCTTCAGGTGGAGGGGATGAAGCTAAAGTTGAAGACAACGCAATGGACGATGATATGATAGATGAGGATGAAGATCCAGAAGAAATTATAGAAGAGGAGGAAGCAGATGATGATTCTAGATCAAATGGAGTTCAAAAGGCAAGTTATGATTAATGTCTATGGTTCCTCTCATTGAATATTATGAAGATTGCAATACAGTAGATATCAGCTAAGCTCATTGTTAATTTTTGAATGTTAAAATAGATGCACATCTGTGTACTTTGTGGAATCTTAATTGAGTTCATTTTCAAAAGGAGCCCATTTTGCATATTTTAATTTAGCATGGAAAAACCCTATTCAGTGATCCCTCAGATTTGCAATCTTTCACATTACCAACTCtttgatttttgagtttttatAATTCTATGAATATCTGTACAGGATGATAATACTGGTGTAAGAGTGGAAACTGAGTCGGAAGTtgatgttaagatggatgtagATCCTGTAGTTATGAAGGAAAGTAACACTGACAAACCTGGCATCGATAAGGCTGCAAATGATGATGAAGCAGTCACGAAGGATAATAAACAGAATGATGACAGGACGGATTCTGTAAAGAATGAGAAAGTTTCTGTAAAAACTGTCGAGGAAGCATCCATAGTGAATGGAGTGTTGGATAAGGAGCTTTTGGAGGTTATTGAATTTTCATTTTGTTGAAGTTTTTGGTCATTTTAGGTGGTACGTTGTTTTCATGATAACAATGGCCTTATGTTCTCATTTGCAGGCGTTcagatattttgataaaaacagAGTGGGATACATCAAGGTAATTCAGCAAGATCATTTTACTTgctttcaatatattttttttccttctttctcATGATTGGTTGTTCAATTTGTTTTTGTATATTTACCATTGCAGGCTCAAGATTTAAGGTGCATTCTTCACAATTTAGGCAAATTCATGTCTAACAGGCATGTCAAGGTTGGTACCATCTATTTCCAACATTTACACTTATTTTTAATGGGAAATTCTTTTCCTCATTTTGTTTTTCTGTTGTTCTTAATCTTGGTTGCATCCTCAACCAACCTTTTCTGTATGCTAGGAACTGGTGCAAAGTGCTATCCTGGAAAGTAATTCAGGGAGATCTCACGATCGTGTGTTTTACAATAAGCTTGTGAAGATGGAACTTAGGGATGTACAGTGATGATGGTGCTGTCAAGACACCTGAAAGTTTTTCATCTATAGTCTGTCATCaggatttaaatatattttattttgccATAGCTTCAAACTAGAACTGAGTTGTTGCAGATGCAACTCACAATGATGAATCCACTTATGTGATTTTGTTGCTGAAGTTAATTTATTATAGTTCACGCCTGCGTCTCCATTTATTGATTGGAAAAATTCTACTCGTGGTGATCTGATTACATCCCATTGCTATGAGTGCAATCTCCTCACCTGCGTTGCGATGTTCATGTAACAAAAAGGTGATTTGCTCGTCCCAGCGTTTCCGTCAACTTGTCCTTAagtcaacacggaagaggtaaatcacgggtggttattagccattagtgcaaatgatcAAGATATGGAGGAGATTATGTTCGGTCATGTCGAGTTCGCGTTGCGATGTTTATGTTGCCTATGATACTATCTCCATGAATTGTTAATGtcgcttatttatttatttatatttttaatccaATTTAAGCCAACTAATTTTGGGGGTTATCAGTCCGGTGTCAATCCGTGCAGCTTCATGATTAGTCTTTTGCTTCAGCTGTTGATATAATACAGATTTCGTattttgatttactcttgttaggaCGAGGAACATCTGGAAACTTGGGGACGAGGTGGAACTCACTTAAATCGTAATGGCAAGCAAATTCCCGAACTAATGTCTCATATTTATTCGAATAAGAGCTCAGGCCTAGGGATTTTGTCCAATTAAAATTTGCTCTTTTTTAGCTCAGGTTGCCTTCACTTTAATTTTTGTGATCTTTACTTCGATTTTCAATGACTAGTCACAAGGCTTTATGTGCTTGATTGGCTGTAGGATCAAAAACCCACAATTTACTAAACATAATTTTCTGATTAATACTTCAACTAGAAAACAGATGACTTCAGCGCGCTATACCTTATTTAATAACTGCTCGAAGCAGGGCCACCAGTTAACTACCACAGGTGTATAGGTAACTAGAGATCAGCGTCGGTGACCGCACATCTCAAGCGAACCGACTTTAGTTGCGTCGCAAACCCCACCTGCGCACTCGGAGCCGGAGCTCCGCCGCGGCGGCGAGGAACTCCGCCGTCTGTGCTGCCGTCAGGATCTCCACCATTCGCCGCAGGGTGGCGTCCCGTAGCTCCTCCGCCGCGTTAACGGTCGCCCTCAGCGCCCGCGACACCTCGTCCACGGCCGCCTCCCACGCGCTCCCGTTGGCGTAGAGGAGTCCGGCTCTCACTGCCACGAGCACCGCGTGGCCGGCCATGGCTTCCTGCGCGCCAGCCATGTCCTCCGAGATCCGGTGCTCCGCCAGCTCCACCTCCTGCCGGAGCAGTTCGACTGCGGCGCGCTGGTCCGGCGCTAGGAGGCAGCGGCCAGGGAGGAGGCGGAAGGCAAGGGAGGGCTTCCAGCCGCCTATCCAGAGGAAGGTGCGCTCGAAGGGGGTGAGCCACGGGTGGGTGAGGGCGCGGAGGAGGTCGGAGTCGGCGAGGCGGGCCTTGGCGCCGCGGTAGTCGCGGTAGTGGATGAGGAAGGCGTCGACGGCGCTGGGGATGAGGTCGGTCCGGTGGGTGACTGCGTGGAGGAGCTCGGTCCGGAGGTTGTCGAGGCGGGTGAGCCATGAGTCGAAGAAGGCCTCCATGGGTCCGGCGCGGCCCCGGTGGTGGAGGGCGAGCCAGGAAAACCCGGTGGGGGTAGAAATAGCCGATCCATTTACTTAAGCAGGAAGCAAAAAAATGTGCagggaaggaaggaaggaaggaacgGGAGAGGGGAGATAAGCGGCGGGCGAGAGGGAGGCGTGGTGGCGGTGCGGTGGGTGTCGGCCGTGGCGATGGGAGGGAGCGAGGTGGAAGTACGAGGTTGGTTTATTTTggaataattattaatttttgtttttctGACGAATTGGTGACGCAACGACGCTTCGGCCAGAAAGGTTCGAGATAGAAGCCAAAACTCTGTCTGTGTCTGCAAGCAGGGAAAGCAGCAGTGGGCCGCTTGACTCGGTGACCGACTAATGCCTGATGGTGAGTGGATTTCCTATTTTGGATTTGTTTCCTTCCGTTGATTCGCTTTGGGTAAATTTGAAAGCACAAAAGGCTCCTCGCCCACACCGTAATTAGGATTTTAATACCTCGCCGCTGAAAGATGCAAACTTGTATCGAATTCCCCCTGATGGACgagttgcattttttttttcaagatgaTCAAGGAGCAACAATCAGTCAAACACCAGAAGATAAATTGGACCATCCAAGAGCACTAACGAAAGTGAACTGCATTAGGGATGCGCTATAAAGGTAGTATGGCAAGAATAAAGAAGCTAAGCAACAATGGAACATGAAAAGAGGTAAACTCAAACCGCCAATGCCTGAAGGCCCATGAGCTTTACGGTCAGTTTACTTGGATAGAAGATATAACAAGGGAAAGAGGAAGGATGACACAAAAGAAGTGGATGTATCTGAAAATGTATATACGGACATTGTTAATGGCTCCACTACCGATCGAGCAATCTTCACAAATCCATAATAAGTAAAGTAATCACTAATCAAGAATGGTTCCTTACTCCAAATTCAGTTATAGCAGTAGAACTGAATCCCATTTATTAAATTCAACTTTAAAAGTGAACAAAGAATGCATTCGGCTTTGTTTATTCTGAGAGGAGGGACTACcttagcaagaagtccagttCTTGTGAGTGCTGATGAGTGCTGAAAAGAGCCCTGCCGAAGCCATCAGTAGAGTGTTTGAGAGGAGGAAGCCCTTTCCGTCCCTGACGTCGCCGAGAGCCATCAGTCCGTCAGCGAGGTCTTGAACGATGGAGAGCTGCTTCAGCAGTAGCTTCGTTCTCAGTTTCCTTAGTTCCTCGTCGCCCTCTCCAGGTTTAGCGCCGTCGATCCTCGATTGGATCGAAGACTGGATCTTTCGTACTTCTCGTGCCTTTAGGGAGACGCTGCCAAAGTAGCCGATAAGCTCCGCCCAAGCGCTGATCTTTTGGAGCCGCCGGGAGTACTCGGAGGGTATGAGACCGGCCTTGGATAGCCACACGAACTGCTCGAGGAAATAGTAGAGGCCCTCGCCGCCGTATGCGACGGCGGCGAGGACGCGATCGGCGGGGGAGAGGGCAGCGCCACCTGCGGCGGCACGGAGGGCGTTGAGATCTTGGACGAACTTGCCGAGGCGGAAGGCCTTGCGGCTGAGACCGACGCTGGATTCGAATGACTTGAGGCGGGGAGCGAGGGCCGGGGGGAGCGGGGAGGAGGGGGCGGCGAGGGCGATCTTGGCGGCGTAGCGGGAGATCTTGAGGAGCTTGTCGACGCCGTCGCGGCGGGCGAGATAAACTTCGAGGTGGAGGAGAAAGTCGCGGTCGCCGCCCTTCGATGGCCTCGCCGCCGCAGTGGCCAGAGGAGGGGAGGAGGGATTCTGCGACGGGTCTGCGACTGCGCGGTCCGCCATGAAAAGGGAGGAAGCAAAGAACCGATTCAGATCCGCTTGCAGTCAAAACAGGGATGCTTTGACGTCTGACGTGTAGTAAAGTAAAGTCGCAATTTGCAAGGGCCAATTTGACATAATTTGTTAAATTATGAGCTATCTAAAACGGGAAAGTTACAAggcacaagaagaaaataatgaaactatCATGTTTCTCAAACGGTCCTATACTGATCTCAACTGTCCCACGCTTAACCCTATAATCGTGCCTCCCTTGTATTTGGCCACTTATTCTAATAGCTAATATCTATCCGTAatttgtccccagggcgtagcacagatggggagtgcatggtttcgtggctgaaaggtccaggggtcgatccccggggtgtcattgcctggggttaacgtctccgccatgcactttccacctgtgtacctgcatttatctccctccatatccgtgggaccggctctagggggccgctgatgtggcgattccacattttttttaatatctatcCGTAATTATCCCCGGATTATAATATAATGGTAGGGTATTTAGGTTATTATTCAAACATCCACGGTTCTAGTCTCAATTATGgtaaatttgtaagaattttttcttcaaatggagCACACAACTAAAGGATGTTTGGTTCCTGAGTTGCTCGTTACGAGCGCTTTCTGATTTATTCCGGTGGTCGATGAAAAACTTTCATAAGGTCCGGCCGATCACCCAaggctcgacgttacccagcctggttaatcaattttttaatattaatccaTAATTTATCTTTTCTGTATTGACCTAGAAACGAATTGACAGGAGTACTAGGGTGCCAAATTTAtagaaagataaattaaaaaactaaacAAGTCACTATGTGGAAGGGTTTTTTTCATCGACTTCAccgggtatatatatataaatattagtaTTGATCGATTTTCAttatctaaaaatataaatttcaaatttaaggagttgaaataaacttaaattgaaaattttttatcatAACCTTTGGTTTAGTTGATATGATCTAAAGTTGATGATGTGATTCTTGTTTGTagaagagaaaggaaaagaaaaaaaaacacttgTATTTAGGAGAAGAGAGTTAAAAATTGTAGGTTTATTACTattggagaagaggagaagaagcaaAGGGACAAGAAAagaaagaggaaaataaaagaaaaggatttGCATataaagaggaaaataaaagaaaaggatttGCATATAGTATAGCGGAGTTGCAACATGTGTACAAGAAGggggagaaaaaaaatgaaatagaagattttctcaaaaaaaaaaaaatatcttaattcattttaaatcaaCCCATTTAAATCTTAAACTTGATTTAGCCATAACTTTACCAAATCAATTTAATGTAATCCTTATCTCCGCACCTACTTATTAGATTTAATTCGAACTAAATTCAATTTTAGTTTAGTGTCCTCACTCCCCATCCTATAATTTAGTTTAtcgattatatatataaattataattcaatacatAATATTTCAATTTTCGATATTTCCTAATAAAAGTTGTATCAATGGATAAGTTAGGTCGTGTACTTTCTAAATATGCGATCAATTTCAATTTCTATAATGAAGATGATGAATCGGCCAATCAAAATGATGAGGGATTTCAAATGTATAATATTAGCCTCTCCTCCACATGGCCTGTGTTGTATGTTTCAGTTTCTATAATGAACGGTGATGAATCGACCAATCAAAATGATGAGGGATTTCAAATGTATAATATTATTAGCCTCTCCTCCACATGGCCTGTGTTGTATGTTTCAGTTTCTATAATGAACGGTGATGAATCGACCAATCAAAATGATGAGGGATTTCAAATGTATAATATTAGTCTCTCCTCCACATGACCTGTGTTGTATGACTAAGTGATGTGGACCACATGACCTGTGTTTTATGACTAAGTGATGTGGGGCACCCAGAAGTGATTCGTGCTCTTGGACTTGAGTCACACGGCTAGTGCTCAGCATATCaaatctctctatatatatatagatgtaataaggtagaatatatgaaatttaagtttaataatattagaTGGGTACACGATTatatcgaaaagaatttagatatttccataatggtatgatattgtccactttggacttaagccctcatagtttgctcttgggctctacccaaaaggcctcataccaatggagatatttttttcttataaacctatgatctttcccatatgttttcaatgtgggattatgTTTGTAACCTTTCATCCCCAACAATTAGCACACAGATGAGCAGTTTCGACAAGGAGAGGAGAACGAGAGGAAAAAAAACACgagaaaaaattgagaaaaagttgtatttaaaaaatttaaaaaacgcCATGGCAAATTCACTAGAGTAGTCCATAATAATCCGTAGGAAATGGtccgtgtgtgtgtgtatatatatatatatatatatatatatatatatatatatatatatatatatatatatgatgagaTGATGAAGAGGAATCCTATCAAAGGTGGATCAAACTAAGGAAAATCGACTGACGTGGAGTCAAGGACAAAAATGGTTAAAGGTCTCGGTCGGCCAGCCGTGCCGGACGACCAGGCAAGTGGACGAAGGGGAAGCCTGATCTGCCGGGCAAGTATGTCGAACAGCTCGCCCGATGACAGCAGATGGAATCGAGAAGTAAATGATAATCCGCAACGAGCTTGCCTCGCCGATCGGGAGACATGTCCAGTCAGACGAAGGTAACCAATGACAATCGGGAAACAGGAAAGAGACGAGCTAGTAGATCCAATATGCATGACCGAGCAGGGGTGTCTCAACCGAGTGGTTGTCGCTAGGCCTTCAGCGGGACCCACCTACGTATCTCGTCATATCCTTATGGGGGTTTGCGCCACTGACAAAGGAGCACATGTTCCGTAGGCAAATGGTACTTTGGAAGCTTTCAGCCTGTCACATCAGAAATATGCATGCTCGTTTAAGGAaaagtgtcagagacactttttaaCTTGTCTTTGCCTAGGACGTTTTGGAAAACATGCATACTCTTTGAGATGCATGCACAGATACTACAATGACATTATAAAAGGGGGAGGGGTTCACATTTACAGGTGGAGGTTTGCACAACTTCGTCATTTTACATGCTCTTTGCTATAACACTCTTGTTATTCTCTACATCGTCGGAAACTgaattgagcgtcggagggccaatgccGAGAACCTCTTCCCGGCATGGCACTGACACCTTTGTGTTACATGACTACGTGGAGTCTTCACTTTGTCAAACATCGAGCCACAGCCACAGTCCTAACTTATCATCTTTGCTTTCAAACATGATCAATATATATAAGGGGTGTTACCCTACACCCATGTTTGAGCagcaatgtatatatatatatgtttaagCAATGGTGAGCACCTGCTAAGGTGGCACATGTACACTcagtaagtttttatttttttatttttaaaaatactgaGTATTTTTCCTTTACCAGAGAAGAGTTCGTTTAGGTTTTCCTCGCCGCTCTCATTTACGTCCCCCGCCCTTGTCGCAATCCCTCGTCCCTTGTCGCATCCTAATTTTTGTCCCTTGTCGCATCCTAATTTTTGTCCCTTGCCACCGTCATGCCTCGCCGTAGCCCTTGCATCTTCGTCCCTCACAGCCGCTGTGATCCCTCACTGATGGTGCCACTTCTTTTTCCGGTGATCTCATGTAGAAAATCTCCGTCATTGTGCTCAAACCCTAGCTTGAACTTCCCTCGATCCACTCTTTTCCTAGGTTTCTCCGCATTGATCTTTGTTTAGTTGAGGCCAAGGTCGTATCATGGTGGCAGTAACTTCTTGAAAAACAATATTTACTTGAAAACTCAATTTGGCACTCGTCAAGGTTATTGATACTGTTATCCAATACTCTCTTCAGTTTtctcatatgtatactcattaatCTATGATTTATACCAGATTAATTTATCTCTTTCATGTCTATTtgatttagaatatttttttacaatACGATTATATACAGAACTTCATCATCTCACATATAAGTATTGTGGTTCGTAGTTTGTTGAAAACAATATTTGGAATAGGTTTTCATATAATCACTAGTATTATGAAAAAAAGAATTTCATTTGATAACTTCTATTCTTTTGGTGGTGCAATTTTGAAGAAATTTacaaaacagattttttttttttttaaccacaAGAAAGTGGCGTTGGCGAGCGACGAAAACGAGAGCAGCATGAAAAACCTAAACTATTCTCTCGTAAAGGAAAAACACtcgtactttaaaaaaaaaaattaagaacccTGCTGAGTGTAGGTGTGTCACCTCTATacgatcgaaaaaaatttaaatatctatataatggtatgatattatccattttgaatctaaatcttcatgattttattcatgaactctacccaaaaggtctcatatcaatagagatatctttctcttataaacttatgatatttcccatgtgttttcaatgtgggactatgtttgcaaccttacaaccccaacaatcctcccctcaaacaaaggaccgaGTCCTacccgcaactaggacttcctgcctagtgtctggttctcttgatccgGACATGGGACCTCCacttctttgttcaaggtcaatattccACCCGCATGGTTCGATTGGATCATGACTCctgtgcacagtcgacggttagttcttctagcagtccgggctc is a window encoding:
- the LOC121981841 gene encoding protein SHORT ROOT IN SALT MEDIUM 1-like isoform X1 — protein: MYPSKGNIPYGQQAYGSSQTYGHIAGSGYSGNTVGSSDADMNSYRAYSSQTAQYGGPYAAVYGSSAASNVQQVGVVSTKEAVSSSNLQGQSAYQSALAEPSKFPSGTLVSGLGITTDDYGSAATHAYSQKGDQFSSVKNPDYGVADRRHYGEHQGAFAGRDLQTDSSRRYLESVSLNSRHQVELHDRMDQASLRQQLLKAQQLQSGADIRQDEYYTARTLPTHSQEISGYGARMDADPHGLSSFGAAYGGQTASILGGAPRRNVDDLVYGQGSLNAAYGVGLPPGRDYAAGKGILGTHESNYQPSVLARSHPALGVSMVDERNDDRHAYRRELELREEERRRELIWEREKEREREERERERERERERERERERERERDRERERERERERERERERLRERREKERERDRRRALEARRERTPPRPIRDHRGSSLIKDEKAVRRATPHREAVHRHHSPVKEKKREYICKVYPFCLVDVERDHLSLSKRYPRLVIAADFSKIIVNWPRETLNLSLHTPVSFQHSSLDVEDKSEEKGPVFLQDSSESKGVKTVWNSKVILMSGVSAEALNELCFGKDNDERPVHVNNILKFAIMKKDHSFLAIGGPSHMTSDGDMQVDDSSLIQTAIRHVKHLTQLDLHCCHHWNRFLEIHYDRVGKDGFFSHKEVTVLYVPNLSECLPSLDQWRVQWLTYKEMAERERVSKEKKPAEKKESGQGGKFQSKMVNNNSAGTLKSEDNLVKDEAADVKSNDQSKVEVGESNKIPSEQKEKILSLADTERKDDVVDGGQSKASENLTGEGSVELSAETKKTTKRKIVKKVVKGKAVGKKAIIAGADSITKQEVMQDENTENKHGNSDQQSPATMTTTIVTKGTLDKSPLMEDKANSPEAQTDGKTKNESTIMDGTEVVKKEHDGGSSGHGTEVKIPGKKKIIRRVIKRKISTLKAKDAKANKNTEEIKEDVKADLEKKETAVELNTPEKQTTEGSNIPNKDQLNEITMTNDKTKETKSVDSDAIPEKGSSKTVNGLENVKEKDSKKGGQEGKERKKDEKEMSRDGKHELHQKSSKEKEKGGSGEPPKHPGLIMKSYRSRGSKLRSVSLSLDGLLDYSDKDIEESSFELSLFAEAFNEMLQFGMGYHLLSFLEKLNKRCILKRNNRKRQRDEKLEKVSGKEKSPTKHPKTDDSPPVAKEDTSNKDDDEALNVSESTKLVKEDVSDKMDPENKGIDSSSGGGDEAKVEDNAMDDDMIDEDEDPEEIIEEEEADDDSRSNGVQKDDNTGVRVETESEVDVKMDVDPVVMKESNTDKPGIDKAANDDEAVTKDNKQNDDRTDSVKNEKVSVKTVEEASIVNGVLDKELLEAFRYFDKNRVGYIKAQDLRCILHNLGKFMSNRHVKELVQSAILESNSGRSHDRVFYNKLVKMELRDVQ
- the LOC121981841 gene encoding protein SHORT ROOT IN SALT MEDIUM 1-like isoform X2; translation: MYPSKGNIPYGQQAYGSSQTYGHIAGSGYSGNTVGSSDADMNSYRAYSSQTAQYGGPYAAVYGSSAASNVQQVGVVSTKEAVSSSNLQATHAYSQKGDQFSSVKNPDYGVADRRHYGEHQGAFAGRDLQTDSSRRYLESVSLNSRHQVELHDRMDQASLRQQLLKAQQLQSGADIRQDEYYTARTLPTHSQEISGYGARMDADPHGLSSFGAAYGGQTASILGGAPRRNVDDLVYGQGSLNAAYGVGLPPGRDYAAGKGILGTHESNYQPSVLARSHPALGVSMVDERNDDRHAYRRELELREEERRRELIWEREKEREREERERERERERERERERERERERDRERERERERERERERERLRERREKERERDRRRALEARRERTPPRPIRDHRGSSLIKDEKAVRRATPHREAVHRHHSPVKEKKREYICKVYPFCLVDVERDHLSLSKRYPRLVIAADFSKIIVNWPRETLNLSLHTPVSFQHSSLDVEDKSEEKGPVFLQDSSESKGVKTVWNSKVILMSGVSAEALNELCFGKDNDERPVHVNNILKFAIMKKDHSFLAIGGPSHMTSDGDMQVDDSSLIQTAIRHVKHLTQLDLHCCHHWNRFLEIHYDRVGKDGFFSHKEVTVLYVPNLSECLPSLDQWRVQWLTYKEMAERERVSKEKKPAEKKESGQGGKFQSKMVNNNSAGTLKSEDNLVKDEAADVKSNDQSKVEVGESNKIPSEQKEKILSLADTERKDDVVDGGQSKASENLTGEGSVELSAETKKTTKRKIVKKVVKGKAVGKKAIIAGADSITKQEVMQDENTENKHGNSDQQSPATMTTTIVTKGTLDKSPLMEDKANSPEAQTDGKTKNESTIMDGTEVVKKEHDGGSSGHGTEVKIPGKKKIIRRVIKRKISTLKAKDAKANKNTEEIKEDVKADLEKKETAVELNTPEKQTTEGSNIPNKDQLNEITMTNDKTKETKSVDSDAIPEKGSSKTVNGLENVKEKDSKKGGQEGKERKKDEKEMSRDGKHELHQKSSKEKEKGGSGEPPKHPGLIMKSYRSRGSKLRSVSLSLDGLLDYSDKDIEESSFELSLFAEAFNEMLQFGMGYHLLSFLEKLNKRCILKRNNRKRQRDEKLEKVSGKEKSPTKHPKTDDSPPVAKEDTSNKDDDEALNVSESTKLVKEDVSDKMDPENKGIDSSSGGGDEAKVEDNAMDDDMIDEDEDPEEIIEEEEADDDSRSNGVQKDDNTGVRVETESEVDVKMDVDPVVMKESNTDKPGIDKAANDDEAVTKDNKQNDDRTDSVKNEKVSVKTVEEASIVNGVLDKELLEAFRYFDKNRVGYIKAQDLRCILHNLGKFMSNRHVKELVQSAILESNSGRSHDRVFYNKLVKMELRDVQ
- the LOC121981843 gene encoding protein DOG1-like 4 yields the protein MEAFFDSWLTRLDNLRTELLHAVTHRTDLIPSAVDAFLIHYRDYRGAKARLADSDLLRALTHPWLTPFERTFLWIGGWKPSLAFRLLPGRCLLAPDQRAAVELLRQEVELAEHRISEDMAGAQEAMAGHAVLVAVRAGLLYANGSAWEAAVDEVSRALRATVNAAEELRDATLRRMVEILTAAQTAEFLAAAAELRLRVRRWGLRRN
- the LOC121981842 gene encoding peroxisomal membrane protein 11-3-like, whose amino-acid sequence is MADRAVADPSQNPSSPPLATAAARPSKGGDRDFLLHLEVYLARRDGVDKLLKISRYAAKIALAAPSSPLPPALAPRLKSFESSVGLSRKAFRLGKFVQDLNALRAAAGGAALSPADRVLAAVAYGGEGLYYFLEQFVWLSKAGLIPSEYSRRLQKISAWAELIGYFGSVSLKAREVRKIQSSIQSRIDGAKPGEGDEELRKLRTKLLLKQLSIVQDLADGLMALGDVRDGKGFLLSNTLLMASAGLFSALISTHKNWTSC